A window of the Gemmatirosa kalamazoonensis genome harbors these coding sequences:
- a CDS encoding complex I NDUFA9 subunit family protein, producing the protein MRILVTGGSGVVGEATVRALVKRGHTVRLLTRHADEAAREWPDGVEPRAGDVTRPDTLHGAADGCDAVLHVVGIVDESPPDSTFDKVNVEGTRHVVQETARAGVPHLVYVSSLGAETGESPYHRSKKAGEEIVRRFGGRWVIVRPGNVYGPGDDVISLLLKMVRTLPAVPVIAGGDQEFQPVWADDVGEALAAAVERADLAGKALDVAGPERTCVNDLLDRFGRLTGREPTRIPVPGMLAGLGARVAGVLGVEFPVNDSQLTMLREGNVIEPPKRNALLDVLGVRPTALDDGLRRLLDALPEQLPEQGVGPLHRKRFWADIRDATVDANALFARFCQDFDEISPDQMHVGAEPGTPTAVRERGQTVTMSLPMRGNVQVRVAELGPTLLTLQTVEGHPLAGAVRFTLGPPPTPVDTGVLRFQVELYDRAANVVDWLAMATVGNRMQDATWRETIERIVRESGGTAEAGVQTDEATLDGPDAEGVEAWLRELALSEKQARNTP; encoded by the coding sequence ATGCGCATTCTGGTGACGGGTGGCAGCGGGGTGGTGGGCGAGGCGACGGTGCGCGCCCTCGTGAAGCGCGGGCACACGGTCCGGCTGTTGACGCGGCACGCCGACGAGGCGGCGCGCGAGTGGCCCGACGGCGTGGAGCCGCGCGCCGGCGACGTGACGCGCCCCGACACGCTGCACGGCGCGGCGGACGGCTGCGACGCCGTGCTGCACGTCGTCGGCATCGTCGACGAGTCGCCGCCCGACAGCACCTTCGACAAGGTGAACGTCGAGGGAACGCGCCACGTCGTGCAGGAGACCGCGCGCGCGGGCGTGCCGCACCTCGTGTACGTCTCGTCGCTCGGCGCGGAGACCGGCGAGTCGCCATACCACCGGAGCAAGAAGGCGGGCGAGGAGATCGTGCGTCGCTTCGGCGGCCGGTGGGTGATCGTGCGGCCGGGCAACGTCTACGGCCCGGGCGACGACGTCATCTCGCTGCTGCTGAAGATGGTGCGCACGCTGCCCGCGGTGCCCGTCATCGCGGGCGGCGACCAGGAGTTCCAGCCGGTGTGGGCCGACGACGTCGGCGAGGCGCTCGCGGCGGCGGTGGAGCGCGCCGACCTCGCGGGCAAGGCGCTCGACGTGGCGGGCCCGGAGCGCACGTGCGTGAACGACCTGCTCGACCGCTTCGGCCGCCTAACGGGGCGCGAGCCGACGCGCATCCCGGTGCCCGGCATGCTCGCCGGCCTCGGTGCGCGCGTCGCCGGTGTACTCGGCGTGGAGTTCCCGGTGAACGACAGCCAGCTCACGATGCTGCGCGAGGGAAACGTCATCGAGCCGCCGAAGCGAAACGCGCTGCTCGACGTGCTCGGCGTACGGCCCACGGCGCTCGACGACGGGCTGCGTCGGCTGCTCGACGCGCTGCCCGAGCAGCTCCCCGAGCAGGGCGTGGGCCCGCTGCACCGCAAGCGCTTCTGGGCCGACATCCGCGACGCCACCGTCGACGCGAACGCGCTGTTCGCGCGCTTCTGCCAGGACTTCGACGAGATCAGCCCCGATCAGATGCACGTCGGTGCGGAGCCCGGCACGCCGACGGCGGTGCGGGAGCGCGGGCAGACGGTGACGATGTCGCTGCCGATGCGCGGCAACGTGCAGGTGCGCGTGGCCGAGCTGGGCCCGACGCTGCTCACGCTGCAGACGGTGGAGGGGCATCCGCTGGCCGGTGCCGTGCGCTTCACGTTAGGCCCGCCGCCCACGCCGGTCGACACGGGCGTGCTCCGCTTCCAGGTGGAGCTCTACGACCGCGCGGCGAACGTCGTCGACTGGCTCGCCATGGCCACCGTCGGCAATCGCATGCAGGACGCGACGTGGCGCGAGACGATCGAGCGCATCGTGCGCGAGAGCGGCGGCACCGCGGAGGCGGGCGTGCAGACGGACGAGGCGACGCTCGACGGCCCGGACGCGGAGGGCGTCGAGGCGTGGCTGCGCGAGCTGGCGTTGTCGGAGAAGCAGGCCCGCAACACGCCCTGA
- a CDS encoding TerC family protein — MDFLTDPNAWLGLLTLTLLEVVLGIDNIIFLSILAAKVEPASQKMARRLGLAGAFVTRVGLLLSISWLARLTTPLFALPALGFLEAEAREVTGRDLILVIGGLFLIAKATYEVHGKLEGEGQHGPGAKSGRSSLVAVVAQIAVVDIVFSLDSVITAVGMVNNVAVMIAANVIALAFMLGAAGPISTFVDRHPTVKMLALSFLVLVGTNLVAEGLGQHVPKGYTYFAMFFSVAVEMLNIRVRSKGQPVKLREGETIEEGMVGE; from the coding sequence ATGGACTTCCTGACCGACCCGAACGCGTGGCTCGGCCTGCTCACGCTCACGCTGCTCGAGGTCGTCCTCGGCATCGACAACATCATCTTCCTCTCGATCCTCGCGGCGAAGGTCGAGCCGGCGTCGCAGAAGATGGCGCGACGCCTCGGCCTCGCGGGCGCGTTCGTGACGCGCGTCGGCCTGCTGCTGAGCATCAGCTGGCTCGCCCGTCTCACGACGCCGCTGTTCGCGCTCCCCGCGCTCGGGTTTCTCGAGGCGGAGGCGCGCGAGGTCACGGGACGCGATCTCATTCTCGTGATCGGCGGCCTGTTCCTCATCGCGAAGGCGACGTACGAGGTCCACGGGAAGCTCGAGGGGGAAGGGCAGCACGGCCCCGGTGCGAAGAGCGGCCGCAGCTCGCTGGTCGCCGTCGTCGCGCAGATCGCCGTCGTCGACATCGTGTTCTCGCTCGACTCGGTGATCACCGCGGTGGGCATGGTGAACAACGTCGCCGTGATGATCGCCGCGAACGTGATCGCCCTCGCGTTCATGCTCGGCGCGGCGGGCCCGATCTCGACGTTCGTCGACCGGCACCCGACGGTGAAGATGCTCGCGCTCTCGTTCCTCGTGCTCGTCGGCACGAACCTCGTCGCGGAAGGGCTCGGCCAGCACGTGCCGAAGGGCTACACGTACTTCGCGATGTTCTTCTCGGTCGCCGTAGAGATGCTCAACATCCGCGTGCGGTCGAAGGGGCAGCCGGTGAAGCTGCGGGAAGGGGAGACGATCGAGGAGGGGATGGTCGGCGAGTAG
- the queC gene encoding 7-cyano-7-deazaguanine synthase QueC — protein sequence MTDPTPPAVVLLSGGLDSTTCLAVAVREGFAVHALSFRYGQRHAHEVDAARRIAARWGVARHVVVDIDLRVFGGSALTADIAVPKDRPAASLATDGVPITYVPARNTIFLSYALALAEVSDARDVFIGVNAYDYSGYPDCRPEYVRAFERMANLATRAGVEAAARGETALRIRTPLLDLTKADIVRLGLSLGVDYADTTSCYDPTPDGAACGHCDACQLRLKGFAEAGATDPIRYA from the coding sequence GTGACCGATCCCACGCCTCCCGCCGTCGTGCTGCTCAGCGGCGGCCTCGATTCGACCACGTGTCTCGCCGTCGCCGTGCGCGAGGGCTTCGCCGTGCACGCGCTGTCGTTCCGCTACGGCCAGCGGCACGCGCACGAGGTGGACGCGGCGCGGCGCATCGCCGCGCGGTGGGGCGTCGCGCGACACGTCGTCGTCGACATCGACCTCCGGGTGTTCGGCGGCTCCGCGCTCACGGCGGACATCGCGGTGCCGAAGGACCGGCCCGCGGCGTCGCTCGCGACCGACGGAGTCCCCATCACCTACGTGCCGGCGCGCAACACGATCTTCCTGTCGTACGCGCTCGCGCTGGCCGAGGTCTCGGACGCGCGCGACGTGTTCATCGGCGTGAACGCGTACGACTACAGCGGGTATCCCGATTGTCGCCCCGAGTACGTGCGCGCGTTCGAGCGCATGGCGAACCTCGCGACCCGCGCGGGTGTGGAGGCCGCCGCACGCGGCGAGACGGCGCTGCGCATCCGCACGCCACTCCTCGACCTCACGAAGGCGGACATCGTCCGACTCGGTCTCTCGCTCGGCGTCGACTACGCGGACACGACGAGCTGCTACGATCCGACGCCCGACGGCGCCGCGTGCGGGCACTGCGACGCCTGCCAGCTGCGCCTGAAGGGGTTCGCCGAGGCGGGGGCGACGGACCCGATTCGCTACGCATGA
- the queE gene encoding 7-carboxy-7-deazaguanine synthase has product MSYTVKEIFYTLQGEGANAGRAAVFCRFAGCNLWTGREADRHRAVCRFCDTDFVGVGPDGGRFASAEALADAVAERWAAGTGQLPDAAWTGGVAPLVVCTGGEPLLQLDEAAVDALHAAGFEVAVETNGTQPAPAGLDWICVSPKAGTTLAVTAGDELKLVYPQREAEAQPKHFERLSFRHFFLQPMDGPDLAENTRAAIAYCLAHPRWRLSVQTHKVVGLR; this is encoded by the coding sequence ATGAGCTACACGGTCAAGGAGATCTTCTACACGCTCCAGGGAGAAGGCGCGAACGCCGGGCGCGCCGCGGTCTTCTGCCGCTTCGCCGGCTGCAACCTGTGGACGGGGCGCGAGGCCGACCGCCACCGCGCCGTGTGCCGCTTCTGCGACACCGATTTCGTGGGCGTCGGTCCCGACGGCGGCCGCTTCGCGAGCGCCGAGGCGCTCGCCGACGCCGTGGCCGAGCGATGGGCCGCGGGCACCGGCCAGCTGCCGGATGCGGCGTGGACGGGCGGCGTCGCCCCGCTCGTCGTGTGCACCGGCGGCGAGCCGCTGCTCCAGCTCGACGAAGCCGCGGTGGACGCCCTGCACGCGGCCGGCTTCGAGGTCGCGGTGGAGACGAACGGCACCCAGCCGGCGCCCGCGGGGCTCGACTGGATCTGCGTCAGCCCGAAAGCCGGGACGACGCTCGCCGTCACCGCCGGCGACGAGCTGAAGCTCGTCTACCCGCAGCGGGAGGCCGAGGCGCAGCCGAAGCACTTCGAGCGGCTGTCGTTCCGCCACTTCTTCCTCCAGCCGATGGACGGCCCCGACCTGGCCGAGAACACCCGGGCCGCGATCGCGTACTGTCTGGCCCATCCGCGCTGGCGGCTCTCGGTGCAGACGCACAAGGTCGTCGGCCTCCGCTGA